The region AAAATTGTAATAGGTATGACGGTTGTGTCTTTTGCAACGTCTGCTCCAGAGCTTTTAGTTAGTTTACAAGCAGCTTTAAAAGGCTCGCCTGCAATTGCTATTAATAATGTGGTAGGTTCTAATATTGCCAATATAGGTTTGGTGTTAGGGATAACAGCAATAGTTGGAGCAATCGCTATAGATAAGTCTTTTTATAAGTTAACTTGGCCAGTCATGATGTTGTTTTCAATAGCGCTATACTATTTTCTTTGGAATGACAATCAGTTAATTGCTATTGAAGGTGCAGTATTGTTTATTGGATTAATCATCTTTATTGTTTATTTAATTAGAAGTCAGAAATCTTCAGACGATATAGAAGACGTCGATGATGCTTTAGCAGTAGTGTCCAACTTTAAAATTATAATTTGGTTAATAATCGGAGCAACTGCATTGTATTTTGGAAGCGAGTGGTTAGTCAAAGGAGCCACTCAAATTGCAACAAGTTTAGGTGTTAGTGAAGCTGTTATTGGTGTAACCATGATTGCTATTGGTACTAGTGTGCCAGAACTTGCAGCATCTGTGATTGCTGCTGCTAAAAAAGAAAAAGCAATTTCATTGGGTAACTTAATAGGTTCTAATATTTTTAATATTGGGTCTGTTTTAGGATTAACGTCAATGGTAAAAATAATACCTGTGACAGAGCCTTTAATTCTATCTCGTGATATATTTTGGATGCTCATTTTTGCAGTATCAGTTTTAATTTTAGGGCTTTTGCCAAAGCAACACGAAATAGGAAAAGTAAAAGGCTTTGGGTTAGTTTTAATCTATGGTGTATTTATATTTTTAGCTTTTAAAGGGTAAAGGCGTCATGTGTCACAATAACAGTCTAAAAAAAATAGAAAAATAATGAAGAGTATTTTTTCCATAATAATCTTTCTAATAACTTTAATTGGCTATGCGCAGGAAAAAGAATGCATAGATTTTAAAGTTGGAAAATTTACCTATTCAAATCCAGATTATTCAGATTTAATCACAATACGTAAAGACACATTACAAATAGATTATTATCCTA is a window of Olleya sp. YS DNA encoding:
- a CDS encoding calcium/sodium antiporter; this translates as MSVAFLILGFVLLVIGGEFLVRSSVALSFKLNISKIVIGMTVVSFATSAPELLVSLQAALKGSPAIAINNVVGSNIANIGLVLGITAIVGAIAIDKSFYKLTWPVMMLFSIALYYFLWNDNQLIAIEGAVLFIGLIIFIVYLIRSQKSSDDIEDVDDALAVVSNFKIIIWLIIGATALYFGSEWLVKGATQIATSLGVSEAVIGVTMIAIGTSVPELAASVIAAAKKEKAISLGNLIGSNIFNIGSVLGLTSMVKIIPVTEPLILSRDIFWMLIFAVSVLILGLLPKQHEIGKVKGFGLVLIYGVFIFLAFKG